The DNA sequence GCCTTGGACGACTTACTGGAGGAAATGGACGAGTTAGCAGCATCTTTTGCTAACAAAGCGAAGCAGTTTGACGGACTGATCAAAATGGGGCGGACCCACTTGCAAGATGCAGTGCCGATCCGGCTCGGGCAAGAGTTTGCGGCGTACGAGCGCGTACTAAGGCGCGATCTCGTGCGGGTGCGGGAGTCGCGCAAGCACTTGTACACGGTAAACATGGGGGCGACCGCTGTCGGTACCGGTTTGAACGCCGACCCGGCGTACATCGAACACGTCGTGGCACATTTGCAAGTCATTAGCGGTTATCCTTTGGAACGAGCTGCTCACCTCGTCGACGCGACGCAAAACACAGACGGTTTGCTCGAAGTGTCGGCGACACTAAAAATATGTATGATGAACATGTCGAAAATGGCGAACGACTTGCGCTTGATGGCGTCTGGCCCGCGGACCGGACTGGGCGAACTGTTACTGCCGGCGCGGCAGCCTGGTTCGTCGATCATGCCGGGCAAAGTGAATCCGGTCATGGCGGAAGTACTTAACCAAGTCGCCTTCCAAGTGATCGGCAACGACCATACGATATGTTTAGCTTCCGAAGCTGGACAATTTGAACTAAACGTAATGGAGCCGGTACTCGTCTTTAACTTATTGCAATCGATAAAAATTATGACGAACGTGTTTCACGTGTTCCGGAAGCACTGTTTAGACGGTATCGAAGCGAATGCCGCGAAAATGAAGCAGTACGTCGAAAACAGTGTTGGCATTATTACGGCGATCAATCCACACGTCGGTTACGAAGTGGCCTCGTCGATCGCGGGCGAAGCACTCGCGACTGGCAAGACAGTACGCGAAATTTGCTTAGAGCGGAACGTGTTGACGGAGGAAGAGTTAGACCTCATTT is a window from the Numidum massiliense genome containing:
- the aspA gene encoding aspartate ammonia-lyase; protein product: MDSGTNFRVEKDFLGEKQVPQAAYYGVQTLRAVDNFPITGYRLEPALIKAIAIVKKAAALANREVGQLAPHLAEVIVAAADEVIAGQLHDQFIVDPIQGGAGTSINMNANEVLANRALELLGEEKGDYLKLSPNTHVNMSQSTNDAFPTAVRIAVLHALDDLLEEMDELAASFANKAKQFDGLIKMGRTHLQDAVPIRLGQEFAAYERVLRRDLVRVRESRKHLYTVNMGATAVGTGLNADPAYIEHVVAHLQVISGYPLERAAHLVDATQNTDGLLEVSATLKICMMNMSKMANDLRLMASGPRTGLGELLLPARQPGSSIMPGKVNPVMAEVLNQVAFQVIGNDHTICLASEAGQFELNVMEPVLVFNLLQSIKIMTNVFHVFRKHCLDGIEANAAKMKQYVENSVGIITAINPHVGYEVASSIAGEALATGKTVREICLERNVLTEEELDLILDPYEMTDPGISGKELLGK